The Plasmodium malariae genome assembly, contig: PmUG01_00_29, whole genome shotgun sequence genome includes the window taataagTATATGACAATAAATTGATGTTAACTTGTGTAAGCAAAttaattttctaaaatataatttattagaagagaatatgtaaaatctttaaatttttattatgctgTATAATACCCAATATCCTAAAGTATAtcacaaaattaatataattatttttgtattttcatttttcacaTTCATATAGTatagatatttatatatatatttaaaaagatttttttctcttaacttttaatttattaaatatagcTCTTACTTTTCAGTGTTTGTTACtaatcaaatgaaaaaaaattaaagcgtttttctatttgtttaatatattaaatgtatttctaatacattaatattattttaaattttactatatttaaagcatcaatagaaaatatgaatatacacaATAATACTTTATGAACTTCTGagcaatgaaaaaaaaacattatttttataaattacatcTTGTTCAATtatctattaaaaaatgtataagcaaactacaattttaaatatatatttcaatcgcgtttaaatttcaaaatatttcttaaattcttttttgtttatatattcggttagttataatacattaaatattCATAGGTAAAACAGAAGtcactttttatatattaattataattttattatctttttctaatatatatcaaatctttcgaattataatttatatatatattatcttaagtttattctgttttatctttttatattattattattttttcactgTATACTGAAAAATACATATCTACGAATgcccttttttatttttaagttaatataacctatttttattcaatatatatatataaaattattttattccacttatttaaaataattttctttttatattcaaagtattttttctatttctagCACCATTTTTAAATGGGTATATGGAAattaataaagtaaaatagcTGTAAATGTAAGAGTAAAAACTGAAATAAAAGACATAAATCATAaatcatttataatttttacaataaaaaataaaaatgtacttCTTTCTCTACTAAAGTGACtattatacttaaatatatgataaatatgCAAAGAATAAACCTTGCTACtgaactatatatatatatatatatatatatatatatatatatatgtaatttataattgCATTTAATCTGTTGAAATGTTAAGTATTTTCTTATGCTAATTATAAgctgaaaataaatatgtaatagtAAGAATAGCTTATTAAATGTTCTTTAACATATAATTGTAGTAGTACTAGCATTATCGCACAAAAtaagtattttaaataatgacacaaataaaattaaaattaaaagtgcAATTTACATACAAAATGAAGTCTTATAAAACACTTTATTTCCCTTTACaattctaatttattttaagcaTTTCTTAAAACactattaataattcataatatacataacgtatttatattatataattataatctGCATTTtgcattaaaatatttaactaataagaatatttaattatttaagaCAAATggatacaaatatatatctttcacacaaaatataataaatatatttactagAAATAGAAACTGCCCAAGTTCAAACATGTAGAATATTAACCGTTCTATTTACTTGCAtttgaattttataaaaatatatatacacattttttcatttttaaattgattttcattagaatataaaataaatcataaaCACTATTATAAATTGATAAATATagtatgatataaaaatcaGCTATCTGATTACATACAaagatatttattaatacaataaattattaattatagagttatttaaaaattagtctatattttattattgtagaaatgttttctctatttatattaatactaaCATATCTctaaatttgaaatattattttattatgtaataaaatagtcTCCATTTAACATATAAGCTTTGAAATAttagtattttatatatgtatgctcATAATAAATGCGTACTATGAATTATTAGACATAAAGCAATATTTCAAATTAAGCCAAAAAATTTTCcattaaaaagttaaaattaataataacgaAATATTTTTCCTATACTTTTTACATCGTAAAAATATGTAGTGAactatatttaaaacatacTGTAATAATTCATGCAAAACATATATTacgtttaaaaaaaatttataacaattattttttttccattgaagaaataataatgatgataaattattttattatgttttttaattatatattttcacagATTTTATTCATTCTGTTACAAGTTATATTAATgtgattaaataatattatattatttaaaacaaagccaaatcatttttttaaaataatattatttttttttagctaaGTTTCAGctgaaaaaataacaaatcacaatttataataaatattaaatatatgataagattatttttttaacattttaatcTTTTTCGAAATAAGAatcaataattaaatatattttttatgaaatgtTCAGAATTAAATTCATTATAAGTATTATTATCTTCATTTTCGCATTcgataatatattataaaaaaaaaaaaagaagtatcAATACATCCATTAATGAGTTAAATTCATAAGCATAcattaaatagaaaaattgaaCATATTAACTTGAATGACCAAAATATTacacaaattataaaaagtattaaatacattataacattttaatagtggttataattaatatcaGTTAATGatgtttttcatatatactaaaatattcatttagatttcatataaaaaacataaataaaatgtaatttttactaaaatcaataaaaaaactttttaacgaaaatatataataaataatagaacTAGAATGTAATACTAGAACAACTGTGactgtattattatttaaatgttttataaaaaccctatcaataatattgtttaaataaatagtagtcgaaaatgcaaaaataattGTGTTAATAGAATATaccttataaaaaaaaaaataacataaataaaagtatagcaaaatatacttaaaacATTATGCATAATATAAGTAATGTTAACTTtgacatatattatatagtaatTACAGTctaatttacttatataacaatatttaaCTAGAAATCATTAATTTGAAAactttcataatattttagtaaattagaagttataataaaattaaaagaaaaatatcatatttttaaggaaaaagaaacatgtaatataaataaaaagtaaaaaaaaaaaatgagataaaattaaatatacattattgtGTTagttattttgaaaaattaaataaggtCATTGTATAATTAACAGAACTCGTAGAAAGAGAAATCCATTgagtttatgtatataatatggaTAGTACCTTAtaccatatttttattccaaaATGTTTTAAGATATTATGTGATTATATGGAACATGCCTTATGTgaatatacttaaaataaatgtttacttttgaaaaaaattacatacaaaaaaatgaaaagaattttttataataattctattatatttttggattaatatttttttaaataatacaagATGTATGAATGAGATATAAAACTGTTCCGAATTTCACAATAGCATGACAATTCTTTTCATATCTATTTTATGTCatgaacataataaatacagcattgtacatattttaaaacaccagtttatataatatgcgTTCACCTTAATACTGTATtatacaatattatttttattattataaaaatataacagtgTTCAATctatccttttttaaaatattttttactacataaatttatgtattattttgttttttatatttacgtgtttttaataattttataagcaaaaacatatatattatttaaggaAAAACTTATAgcgaatgaaaaaataagagggaaattaaaataatattttatataatgtatagaAATTCAAGGaatcattatattataatgaatTCATGAGTGATACTTTAAGTAGTATAATTACAATTGTTAAAATGTTCctagtaataattatttttttatataagttaaaaccaattattttttatcatttacatatatattccttcatttttattttgtcacacttatataaaaaaaattttataatacattGCCATCCAGAAGATATTCTATAGGataattatagaaaaatagtacaaaaaaaaaatccatataattgttaatactgtaaaaataattattattcggaaaattatatatagacattatatttaatagacaaaatggataaatacatatattaaaagacaaaaataacaaaactTTGTATTATGTAACTTATTAATAGaatagataaaatatttaccaATAATAGATTCACTTTTAATACTTTAGTTTTTACAGCATAATTGTAATCccattattcattttatttttttgaaaattaatatttaatattttattagatGTTAGAGCTGTTACGGAACATTAATCCTTAACAAGAATTATCTCATAATTCGTtctaacaaatatttatttattttagaaaattcGTATGACaatatacgtaaaaaatCATTAATGTTTAtgtctttttatatatggataATTAAATACTTACTGTGATaacatattcttttttatcaatttCCTCAAGCAAAGATGTCAACTTCAAATGATAGTTCATGGGtatatgttaatttataattaaaaatattattaatattttatagtataatactatattctaaaaaagcatattttaaaacactTCTACAGAAAGTTATTATAGATCTACATATAATtcaatatgttttattaattttcagGATAATATTTTAGTAGGATCactttcatataatatatataattcattcaGTAATGAAGTTATAGGTACAAATTACGACAAGTACtgcaatatatttaacaattcACATGGTAGTGATGACAATGAGGATTATAATCTctgtaaaaaaattgcaagAAATGTAGATATATTATCTAATTACCTTAACAAAATTGAGTACACTTCTCTTTGTTCACATTATAGATACTGGGCatatcataatataaaaaaagttttaggAGAAAATACTGATAATGAGAAAGCCAGAGACATAATTCGTAAATTAAAACAAGCTCAGAATAGTATAGATGAGGCTTACTACTCATATTATTGCCGATATAACCTTAAAGATAATATTTCACAACGATTAAAAGAGaagttaaaagaaaaacatttgCATGATTATTTCAATAATTATGATAGtatcaaaaaatatgaaactTGTAAATCTGTTAACCTagagaaatatgaaaaatatcttaattatattaataatttacataaaaaatataggtcAGAGAAGGATTGCTGTGATGGATCCTGGCAGTATGAGTGTTTAGATTATTTCAGATGTGCTGATGAGTTTGATCCTAGTAAACTCTTATCTGCATTAAAATCTAACGGCAATAAAAACTGcgataatttaaaagtacTTGAAAAACCATTGGCATTTGGTAATTTAGGGAATCCTGGTAATTCCCAGCCAGATTTTAGGAGTTCAATTTATCTTGTTAAATGTACagatattataaatgataGAATTAGTGATAACAACCTCATAGGaggtaaaattaaatgtcAAGTTCTTCCATCATCTACTGCATCTCTTAATAATCCTTCTTCATCATTTA containing:
- the PmUG01_00055200 gene encoding PIR protein, encoding MSTSNDSSWDNILVGSLSYNIYNSFSNEVIGTNYDKYCNIFNNSHGSDDNEDYNLCKKIARNVDILSNYLNKIEYTSLCSHYRYWAYHNIKKVLGENTDNEKARDIIRKLKQAQNSIDEAYYSYYCRYNLKDNISQRLKEKLKEKHLHDYFNNYDSIKKYETCKSVNLEKYEKYLNYINNLHKKYRSEKDCCDGSWQYECLDYFRCADEFDPSKLLSALKSNGNKNCDNLKVLEKPLAFGNLGNPGNSQPDFRSSIYLVKCTDIINDRISDNNLIGGKIKCQVLPSSTASLNNPSSSFNHRPPDHVPFTIGGHIETPISTELGRDNQVSSGSSRSKNHLSNSHASDVIKDNSADRYTPCENLLLSRDASGKCIEPDVRKTNTIGVKLDVFAPGKKIKIRLNPNSYMFKNKFFRGGITFSLIMGIILTIFLFYKFTPFGRCFHKKVSRKKRIDDYYDDPYMRQFIIRAPKSTKRRTGNRGLQFSYYSR